From Chryseobacterium shandongense, the proteins below share one genomic window:
- a CDS encoding S8 family serine peptidase — protein sequence MKNKYYFLGLLIIPSLFSAQTAEERKKIASYSNVQANELQRIELIKEEQAAKIRITNYLQLHPEVSKVSYIGQDKGIKIELMDIKPNGELIYAKTHNQGAAQTAKANALYSGGALGINIQGQGMIAGEWDGGSARFTHQEFITNGFSKINILDGAAGADHATHVAGTIAAQGINPLVRGVAFNSSINSYDWNSDLSEMQTEAVQGLLTSNHSYGFGSLSAIWFYGAYDNRARQVDNICFSNPYYLPVFSAGNDRNETTPPGSSQISQKGGYDMIFGHGNAKNIITVAAINQVTNYTGPSSVVMSSFSSWGPTDDGRIKPDISMKGVAVRSTVNTSDTAEGIMSGTSMASPGITGVVLLLQQYYNQLYNAYMRAATTKGLILHTAEEAGIDQGPDYSFGWGLVNAQKAAIAIRDRNSIFGSKSIIEELTLNNGGTYTRNITASGNNPLRVSISWTDPGYPTANTGTVDPSTVYLINDLDVKVTQNNSIFYPWKLQGMASPFSPATNDSPNNADNFERVDIENPIGSYTITVTHKGTLTGGSQKFSLIVTADTLGTLGVNETNTKTTTVSIYPNPAKDFITIQDNDTKNISIKIFDMTGRLVLVTETKDSKINISNLKAGNYVGTYASKNGESRNFKFIKE from the coding sequence ATGAAGAATAAATATTACTTTTTAGGGCTTCTTATTATACCCAGTTTATTTTCAGCCCAAACCGCTGAAGAAAGAAAAAAGATTGCATCATATTCCAATGTACAGGCGAATGAATTACAGAGAATAGAATTGATTAAGGAAGAACAGGCTGCTAAAATCAGAATAACAAACTATTTACAACTTCATCCAGAAGTTAGTAAGGTATCCTATATAGGTCAAGATAAGGGCATTAAAATTGAGTTAATGGATATCAAGCCAAATGGAGAACTGATATATGCTAAAACTCATAATCAAGGTGCTGCACAAACTGCAAAGGCAAATGCATTATACAGCGGAGGTGCTTTAGGGATAAATATACAGGGGCAAGGGATGATAGCAGGTGAATGGGATGGAGGCAGTGCCCGTTTTACACATCAAGAATTTATAACAAATGGCTTCAGCAAAATAAACATTCTGGATGGAGCTGCAGGCGCAGATCATGCTACTCACGTTGCAGGAACAATTGCAGCACAGGGAATCAACCCTTTGGTAAGAGGTGTTGCATTTAACTCAAGCATCAATTCTTATGACTGGAATTCAGACTTAAGTGAAATGCAGACAGAAGCTGTACAGGGGCTTTTAACATCAAACCATTCATATGGATTCGGATCTTTAAGTGCTATATGGTTTTATGGAGCCTATGATAACAGAGCAAGACAAGTTGATAATATATGCTTCAGTAACCCATATTATCTGCCAGTTTTTTCTGCCGGTAACGACCGTAATGAGACAACGCCTCCTGGCTCTTCACAAATTAGCCAAAAAGGAGGTTATGATATGATCTTCGGTCACGGTAATGCAAAAAACATTATTACCGTAGCAGCTATTAATCAAGTCACTAACTATACAGGACCTTCAAGCGTTGTAATGTCGAGCTTCAGCAGCTGGGGACCAACAGATGACGGAAGAATAAAACCGGACATTTCAATGAAAGGAGTTGCTGTAAGATCTACTGTTAATACCTCCGACACAGCGGAAGGAATTATGTCTGGTACATCTATGGCATCTCCAGGCATCACAGGTGTGGTACTTTTATTACAGCAATATTACAATCAGCTATATAATGCTTATATGAGAGCAGCTACAACCAAAGGGCTCATTTTGCACACAGCAGAAGAAGCTGGAATAGACCAAGGACCTGATTATTCATTTGGTTGGGGTCTGGTAAATGCTCAGAAAGCTGCTATTGCAATCCGTGATAGAAATTCAATCTTCGGATCAAAAAGTATTATTGAGGAATTAACATTAAATAATGGAGGAACATATACCCGAAATATTACTGCAAGCGGTAATAATCCTCTAAGAGTATCAATCTCTTGGACTGATCCGGGCTACCCAACTGCGAATACAGGAACTGTAGACCCATCAACCGTATATCTGATCAATGATCTGGATGTGAAGGTAACTCAAAATAATAGTATTTTTTATCCTTGGAAACTTCAAGGAATGGCTTCACCTTTTAGCCCGGCAACAAATGATTCTCCAAACAATGCTGACAACTTTGAGAGAGTTGATATTGAAAACCCAATTGGAAGTTACACCATTACTGTTACCCATAAAGGGACCTTAACAGGAGGAAGCCAGAAATTTTCACTGATTGTAACGGCTGATACACTTGGTACTTTAGGGGTAAATGAAACTAATACTAAAACTACTACTGTAAGTATTTATCCAAATCCTGCTAAAGATTTTATTACTATCCAGGATAATGATACCAAAAATATTTCTATTAAAATTTTTGATATGACAGGAAGACTGGTACTTGTTACAGAGACTAAGGATTCGAAAATTAATATCAGTAATCTAAAGGCTGGAAATTATGTAGGAACTTATGCAAGTAAGAACGGAGAATCAAGAAACTTTAAATTTATTAAAGAATAA